cattctgaatGAGCGCCTTGGTCAATGCTCCAACATGATAACCATGATTagtttctaaccagaatgcattaaaATGGTAAagtaaaagcagcactgctccattAAAAACGAGTCCAATGCCTCTATGGTTCATGCAAGAAGTGCAGAAACTCATTGCCACAATCGGAATTTTGTGTATTTAATGGGTGGAAACAATTACACAAGAACCACTCAAGTCCTTCATTCGACAGATAACACAAATTCTAATATGGACACATACATTAATGTGGGTCAGTAAGTAACTGATACTAACCACCATGCCGATGTTGTTCTGTTGTCCTCCGGGTGCCATTTCCATTGTGTCATCCACCACCAAGTTCATGAAGGGATCAAAGCCACGCAGAACACCCTGCACATGTCGTCCTCCATTCAGCTTTACTGTGAACATATTGATGTAAACATTATTTGATCCTTCAAAAATGTGCATGATAACTAATCACAGGAGAGTCAAATATCCTGACATCAACTTCAAGACAAGTATTGTACGTTGCAACACAATATCGAAACTTTGGCCGAAATGCTGGTTAGATATGATCTCAGAAGTGGTTGCAGTATTTGCTACATCTTCAGAATGTCCGCAACAATGAGAATCAGTTTGTAACTAATCTGTAATGGCTGTTACATTGCATTCGCATAGCGCCCATTCAGAAGAGGCCATTGTTAGATGCGGTTTCGCAACATTAATATGCGCAGTGCACATAATCAGTAgttatattacaatatatactcaCGAGAAAGCTTCTTGTCCATAAACCTATAAAAGAGTGAAAGCAAAGATTAGTTCAAGTTTAGTTCATCCACATAGCCCCCCCATTATCTGCCTGCACTCAGGATACACGAGTTAGCTAGCCAGAATACTAGCATTGGAATGAATACCTCTCTATGAAAGACACGGCGAAATGCGTTCAATATACAACGCTAACACAAATTAGATAACGTTAACGATTAGATTACACCTACTTTTTCAACTCGGGTGGATGTGCTTTGCTCATTTTCACGCTATCCTTTCAGCCAAAGAATGGTCACAAATCGTAAACCCCACGCAAGTTGTAACTTCCGGATTGTCATGCGCGCTCTCCAAATGACATTCAAGCCTTTGTCCTACCGCCCCCCACAGCACCGGAGCGGAAGGTACCAAGGATGTGGCTTCTGCATCCCCTCCTGACCAATAAAGTGCCTGTGCAATTTATTCCTTATTTCTATAACAAGACTATGTGTTCCTTAAAATActattcattcattttaaatgtTAAATTGTGAGAAGCATGAACTAAACACGTTACACTTCAATTTAGCATCGCATACCAGGCCAGGTCTGCGCCTAGGTAGGCCCTACTAAAATCTAAATATAATGGCACGTAATGTCAAAATCTGATGGATGGAATGACAgccatttaaaaaacaaaactcatTCATGAAAAATAGTTTAATCTTATGCATACATAGTTTTTAGACATTCAATATCACTGCCTAGTCATTTACCCTTGCATGAACTCTTCACAGAATAAAGGTTAATCTACATTTGGTAAGGAAGTTTGAACATCTAAACCACATGCGACAATATTTCCTGAAAAAAAGAGCCTGAGAGAGAAGTTCATGTAAGTGTTATATAGTTTTGATTTTAATGATCTACAATATCTATACTATTTTCTGTACATCTTCTATCTTATACCTATTTATAAAAAGGATCACAGTGTCGATTACAGTTCATACATCACATTAGTATCTTTCACATCTCCCTCATTTCCAATTCATCACATCCATTTGCAATATTCCAAGTAAGGCTCAGGTGTAGGTCTtttgaaactgaggaaaaacaaaaatacaaccaAATACTTACAAAACAGAACATCAGTGATAGCAAAGCTGCAAAAAGCATATCAACATTTCATCGCTGGTGATAAATCCTCTTAAAGCGTCAAATATATGACCTCCTCCACACACAATAAACCTCATCCTCGTCACAAGTATCACATCTGTCAGTCAAAGTGCGTAACCCTGAAACAACATTGTTGTTGGATAGAGGAATGGCTTCACACACTGTGCAAGTCTATATCCGTCCTCGAGTGTCTGTGCCGCTCTTCCTCCCATGAAGGAAACAATGAAGGAATCCAGGAAGGATGGAGGAATTACGTACTACATGCAGGCCCATTTCAATGGAATCTCGAccaccatcctccatcctcctcctcctcttctcaccttgTTGTTTATTGAACTGGCCTCAATGGCGTGGAGCCTTGAGGTACGAGGCTGTAGGACAGAGGAAGCAACTAGAGGAGATACCTTGCACTCAAGGAGCCCTTTTAACCAACTTCATTAGCAGAGTCCGTCTCGGATCCGTCCCCGTCATCAGAGTCACTGGGCAGATGCATGCGACAGTGCTGTAGGAAGCTGTGTAGCGAGGAGAAGGCCTGTCTGCACGGCGCACAGTGGTAGACCAGCTTAGgcacggcggtggcggcggctccctcttcctccccttctgcAGGGGCGATGTcttcgctgcagacgcagcagGTCGTGATGGTCACCTCGGCCGGCTGGTGCACTTCCTCGTGCTTGTGGAGGTCAGACGAGGAGCTGAACACCTCCAGACAGGAGGGGCACGGGAactccctgccctcctcctccttgtcctcatctctgtcttcatcatcatcatcctcgtcctcctcttcctctgccaccctcctctcctgctccttcttCCGTTTCTTGTGCTCTGTTTTGGTCGCAGTGGGTCCGCTTTTAGTAGACTTTTTGGCTTTTTTCAGGGGGTGCTTTTCAGCAGCCTTGGTGAGCTTTGGTGGCCTTCCAAGTGGCTTCGAACCTGGTGGCCTGCCTAGCGTCTTTACGCCCGGCGGCCTGCCTAGTGGCTTCGCACCCGGTGGCCTGCCTAGTGGCTTTCGCACTGggttctgctgttgctgctgctcctgttgTTGGGCACTGTGGGTGCGCAGGTGCGTCCAGCGCGTCAGGTGGTGGAGGAAGACCTTGCCACAGATGGGGCACGGGTACGTCTCGCCCTTCTTCCCCTGCCGCGTGCTCTTGGCCGACGTCCGGTGCTCGCGCCAGGCCCTCTTCTCCCGCTGGTGCACCTCTCTCCGGTGCTGGTGCAGCGTGGAGGTCTGGGAGAACACCCTGTCGCATGAGCGGCAAGGGAACAGCTGACTTTTCTTaccacttccacctccaccaccatcaccacccccgcTGCTGCTGCCCGTGTCTCGCTTCTTTGTGGCAGAGTCTGACAAGTTGTCCTGCTTGCACTTCGCACCAGGTATCTTTTCTGATGACGTCTTCCCATTCAATTTGACTGCAGATTTCTGTGGAAGTTTCGTCATCGTCGTCGATGTTGAGTCCTTGTCCGCCTGGCTTGGGTGCCAAGTGCGCTGATGGTTAGCAAGCCCGGCAGCCGAGCGGAACACACGGGAGCAGAACGAGCAGGCCGTGGCAGCGGGCATGGGCGGTGACGAGGGGGGAAGGGACGCGTAGGAGGGCGTAGGGGTGGAGGCGGCAGGCGTGAAGGACGCTAGTGCCGTGGTAGAGGGCTTGACAGCCTTGGGGCTGAGAGGAGCGGGCTGACAACCGCCCGCCTGCTGATGATAGAGCAGCTCCTGCTTGTGGCTGAAGGCGCGGCCGCAGGGAGCGCAGGCGTACGGGCTGCTGTCGTGGTGATGTTGTCGTGGGCCCTTGGTGTCAGAGGGGTCCGTCGAGCAGGCAGAACACGGAGCCCCGCGCTGGGCCTTCCCATGGCAGAGCTGGCACATAGACGAGGGGGAGCCGAGGCACTTGtggagctgcagagaggagaggagtgcaaacTCTTGCCGGCAGGTTTTACAGCGGTGCGGCTTGCGCAGGGTGTGGTGCTTCTGTTGGTGGCGAGCGAGCGCTGCCACGTCCGGGAAATCCTGGTGGCACTCGGCGCACGTGGTGACGGTGGCTGcggactggtggtggtggtggtggtgatggtgagacttgtggtggtggtggtggctgcggGCTTCAGCTTTCTGCTCCGCCTGTGCCATCAGCTCGGCCAGCTTGGAAAACGCTCCACCTGCCTGCCGGTTCCTCAAGAAGGCCTCTGTATTGTCTTCATCTCCAGTGTCCCAGCTGCGAGAGGCCACATCCATCCTTCATCGGCCACACACATCTGTCAAAGGCAAAGCGCACTTACTGTTAATGTCGACTCCCTATAATAACAAGCCAAGCATTGCAAAGTGCATTGACGTTGCATTCCACCAGACACCAAGTGTGCCATTTAACATTAAACCCCTTCacacactgacctaatggtcatCATATGTAAAACTATGCTTCATGTAAGTCATAAGAATGATGGCACTGGTTCTGTGAAGAGGGCAACATTTACTTTTCCATCAGCATTCCTGAGTGAGACTAAGTATGCACCACCATTAGTCTGGGTGAAGTAGTCCAAGGTCTATAAATAAGTGTTCCAATGCTAAAATTAGGAGGACCAGTTATAGAGGAGTATTTTTGTCTACATAAACCATTCTGTTATATGAAGACTTTCATGTTGCTGTCTGTGAACAGACAAGAGAAAAATACATTGCATAGTTCTACACGAATGCATTTTAGAATCAGCAAAACCGCTGGAAATGCACAGGATGCACCCCAGTGAATTACTATATTTATATGGCTCCTATTTGCGTTGGGGCCTTTTATAACACACTGTGTCACGGTTTATGGCTCCAGATACCCCACAAGCACCGTTGGCCAAAGCCAACCTCGATTATGTTTGGAACGAAATGGATTAAACAGTCCACAATAACGCTTAAAAGGATCACAAGTAGGCTATGACGAATCTCTGTTGACACATAGGGAAGTGCTCTTAGTCGCAGTTTGGGCATGTGACACTGCCTCAGTGCACGCATATTATCTGAAGAGCAAGGGAACAGATTAACTGTTAGGAAATGTAGTGTTTATGTCCCATTTCAACGCAACATTACCGTTTTTGTAGCAACAAGTAGCTAAGATAAGGATATGCTAGCTAGCACCATGCTAACAAGCGAActacaaacacaccaaacacaactCACCAGTAGACACTTCTGAGGCAGACATGGGTAAATTTAAAACGCAACCATGAAGCTATCTGTTCATGAACACGTCGCGTCGACCCCGACACAAACCAATTCAAAACTTTGCTATTTTGAACGATTTATGTGCGCAACGTCAAGCACTTTAGTTTCAGTTTGGAGGGTTAAtgacgtgcatgcatgtgggtctGCTCTGCACGTTCCAGCATCCCCCAAAAAGAACTACAACAACCATACTGCCTGTGTTTTTTTGCTTAACACTAGAGTGCTGTCAGCGGTGctgggtttgtttgtgtttatgcttAAAGTAGCGGAGTATCATATTGTCTAACATAGCTTGATATTTCAAACTACAACTGATAATTGAAATGCAGGAAATAATTCACCAATACCGTCACACTGCAGCGTCAAAACACCTCCGTGCTGATGATGGATAGTACGTGACCAcaatcctttttttcccctctcgaaGAACGGAAATGGCCAAAGTTGTTCATTCATACTGGTAGTCCTGCCCCCAGCAGAAACAGACTGCACTACGAATTACTATGTTGCTGTAAAATGTTGAAAGGCTAGGTAGTTTATCATGTTTAAGATATTATTCAGGGGGCGTGGGAGAGCCCTATGGGGGCGTTGAGAAATATCCACCTGAGAAATTGGGGTGCatttgtctattttattttttttaatactaagggaggcGTTGGCAGATCTGATGGTattaaaaaaagattgagaaccactgaactagacCTTTCACCTTCCACCAAAATTCTTCATCTGGGTTTAAATGTAGCTTACCACAGCAAGTAATATGATTGACCTTTATTAAAGAAAAGCtcaatatttcatttcattttggctTGAAAGTTAACAACTTGCAATGCCCAGATTATTCATGCAAAAGTCCATAAGAGATGTTAAAATAGCAACACAAACATGAAAGCAAAGACATGTCAAGGCTACACACTTGCTAAAAACCAAACCATCAAAACCACACAGGCCACAATCAAAACAGGGGAAAACCACACACGAAATGTTAAAGCAAAAGGATGGTCATCACAGTTTACCCTATTAAAGGTAGAAATGTATAATTAACTATAACAGACATACTTATTGTAGGTTAGAAAACACATTGTAATCCAACATCATTGACATACTGTAGGCGCAAGGGCGCAGCGGCacggcacacgcgcgcgcgcgcgcacacacacacacacacacacacacacacacacacacacacacacacacacacacacacacacacacacacacggccaagagGGAAAAAcagccccctcccaaaaaaaaatgaataactgAGGCTTTCAATGTAGGGCTATGTATGTGTCCACTCAAAGACACATCTTCACATGGCATGGAACATGGAGGAGTCAAACGGCCAAGGATGTAAGAGAGCCTGAACTGCCAATCTTCTTGAACCTGTTGGCTGCTGCAATcgcaatgtagtttttctgtgggAGAAGAGACACAGTCATCAGGAATTTAGTTTCAGAACACAAGCGTGATTTGAAGGGTGAACATTCCTCTAAGTGAATTTGCGATGAGTTTACAAAAATAGCTTGTATTTCTATATTTAACTCACAGCCCATCTTGTTTCGTTTGGGCATGACTTGGTGTACTTGATGTAACATTTAAGTGTCTTTTTGATCAAAATTGCTTGGagaaaataaaagcattttacaAGTTTTTCATGGCAAGGATATAGGGTTTTACATATGAACTCTCCATTTATTGTTATTCAACAATATACAGTAGCCACAAGGAAACAGGTCGGCCGGGTGAAACTGAGAACATTTCAAATAtatgtttttggctttttttccgTAATTTTCTATTTATTTGCAGAATCTATAAGTTGGGATCTTGAAGAAGATATTCAATACTTCAAAACCGTATTGGTTTGTCTGCAGGCATACTTTTTGCCTTTAAAAGGGCTAGTGTAATGTCATCGGAGACATTCTATTGTATTGggagaactaagaaaatctttgtcaTTCTTTGTCATTGTCAATCTATGTCATTTCTATGGGCAAGAGAATGCTCTGTTTTCGACTTTATGAGGACATtatgaacacattcaaaaggccacaaaTTCATCAAATATCACCAGATTACCATGGCTAGGGTATCAGTGTAAAGATGAGGATCTGCACTATCCGAATCTTTGATTAACTGAATATGTCCACAGGCCTACCTGCGGCCTGTTTTCTTGTGGCTAGGCACGTACAGCAGCACAAATGTGCTGTACAGAATTGTACAATAGAACAAAAAATTGTTATTAAGGGTAAATTACAGTACATATAACAATGTGTATAACCTTCCACATTCTTCTGGCCATATACTTCTTCAGCAGCACTTGTGACTTCAGCACGATGTTGCAGCTTTTGGCCTTCTCTGAGATGTTGTTGAGCCAGGAATGCTTCAGACACTGCGCCGCACTATACCgaccactgcacacaatgaataCAGGGTCATTGGCACTGGCATAGGCACACATTTTCCTTTGGTAAATGGAtcaaagacgttttttgggggggctcagatggcgcaacagcatctaatgcccataaatgaattagtaattggtggatGATATGCCGCAATCAATATgcctcttagatagtccactaaaaaaaaaaaaaaaaaaaaaaaaaatccatacaatagtggcactgactGCACCACCCTGACGCATGAATTATGTATAACATGCTTTTGTCATGAGTTTACAATGCCACTTATTCCAAATTACTGTACCTAAttgtacctgtccaattcaacggGGTGATTGCCTGGTCGAATGATCTCCTGACTGAATTGGGCAGGTAAAACTAGGCAATTTGGAATTTATGTGGCATTGTAAACAAATCAATCTGTTCATACAACACTTATTTACTTATACAGTTACTATAAATTTGttttacattaggcctacttaatctTAACAAAAGCTGTACATAAACGCAGTTCACAATTTTAC
This Engraulis encrasicolus isolate BLACKSEA-1 chromosome 10, IST_EnEncr_1.0, whole genome shotgun sequence DNA region includes the following protein-coding sequences:
- the snrpg gene encoding small nuclear ribonucleoprotein G codes for the protein MSKAHPPELKKFMDKKLSLKLNGGRHVQGVLRGFDPFMNLVVDDTMEMAPGGQQNNIGMVVIRGNSIIMLEALERV
- the si:ch211-148l7.4 gene encoding zinc finger protein 672, with translation MDVASRSWDTGDEDNTEAFLRNRQAGGAFSKLAELMAQAEQKAEARSHHHHHKSHHHHHHHHQSAATVTTCAECHQDFPDVAALARHQQKHHTLRKPHRCKTCRQEFALLSSLQLHKCLGSPSSMCQLCHGKAQRGAPCSACSTDPSDTKGPRQHHHDSSPYACAPCGRAFSHKQELLYHQQAGGCQPAPLSPKAVKPSTTALASFTPAASTPTPSYASLPPSSPPMPAATACSFCSRVFRSAAGLANHQRTWHPSQADKDSTSTTMTKLPQKSAVKLNGKTSSEKIPGAKCKQDNLSDSATKKRDTGSSSGGGDGGGGGSGKKSQLFPCRSCDRVFSQTSTLHQHRREVHQREKRAWREHRTSAKSTRQGKKGETYPCPICGKVFLHHLTRWTHLRTHSAQQQEQQQQQNPVRKPLGRPPGAKPLGRPPGVKTLGRPPGSKPLGRPPKLTKAAEKHPLKKAKKSTKSGPTATKTEHKKRKKEQERRVAEEEEDEDDDDEDRDEDKEEEGREFPCPSCLEVFSSSSDLHKHEEVHQPAEVTITTCCVCSEDIAPAEGEEEGAAATAVPKLVYHCAPCRQAFSSLHSFLQHCRMHLPSDSDDGDGSETDSANEVG